In Sulfuritortus calidifontis, the sequence CCCAAGCCTTTCGGCAAGGGCGGCTACTAACGCATAGTCGTCAGTTTGCAGTTGGCAGTCCTCAGCAAATCGCTGTTTGTGCTGCCAACTGTCGACTGCTGACTGACATGTTTATCCATGTACTCCAATACTCTCGTTTCCACCGAAGAGCTCGCGCAGCATCTGGACGATCCGCAGTGGATCGTGTTCGATTGCCGCTTTACCCTGACTGATCCCGAAGGCGGGCGTCGGGCCTATGAGGCCGGTCATATCCCGGGGGCGCGCTATGCCCATCTGGACGACGACCTGTCGGCGCCCATCGTGCCGGGTGTCACCGGCCGCCATCCGTTACCGGACCCGGAGGTGCTGGCAAAAAAACTTTGTCAGTGGGGTGTCGGCGTCAACAAGCAGGTCGTGGTCTACGACGACAGCTTCGGTTCGATGGCGGTGCGCATGTGGTGGCTGCTGCGCTGGCTCGGCCACCCGGCCGTCGCCCTGCTCGACGGTGGTTATCCCAAATGGCTGCGTGAGCATCACCCGGTGACCACAGCGCTGCCCGAGGTGCAAAAGATGCAGTGCGCCTGCCTGCCCGAGCGCAGCCTGTGGGTCGATACCAAACAGGTCGAGCAGGCGATGGGGTCGAGCGATGTCCTGATGCTCGACGCTCGGCCGGATCGCCGCTTCACCGGCGAATACGAGCCGCTCGACCCCGTGGCCGGCCACATCCCGGGCAGCATCAACTGGTCGTTCGAAGAGAACCTCGACATCGATGGCACCTTCCTGCCGCCCGAGGCCCTGCGCGAGAACTACCAGGCCCTGCTCAAGGGCCGTACCCCGGCCCAGGTCATCCATACCTGCGGTTCCGGCGTCACCGCCTGTCATAACCTGCTGGCCATGGAAGTGGCCGGCCTGCCCGGCTCCCGGCTCTATCCCGGCTCCTGGAGCGAGTGGATCACCGACCCTAGCCGGCCGGTCGCCTTGGGAGAATAACGTGGCTGCCCCAACTCGCGTCAAAACGATCTGGTTCAAGAAAGACGGTGTCCAGCGCGGCGCCGACGAGGTGGCCAGCGCCCTGGCCACCACCATCTGGCGCATGGCCGACCGCACCGTCGACAATCTGTCGAAGGCCGAATACGACATCATCACGCCGCAGCGCGGCTTCAAGATCATCGGTGAATTGACCGCCTTCGCCGTGCATTACGTCGATCGCCTGGTCTATTCGCGCATGAGCCAGGAAGAACGTGTCGAATTGATCAGTGCCTTGGGCATCCGCCTGGCCGAGATCATGGAAGGCAATATCCTCGATTTCACCGGTGGCCAGAAAGATCCGGACTACGACTACAAGGCCGGTTACATCGACATGCTGAACCGGCGCATGGCCGATTACGCCGAGTTCGAGTTCCCAGTCGACAAGGCGAGTTTCCAGGCCTTGCGCTTCCTCTCGCTGCAGATTCGCGAGGGCATGGAAAAGTCCGATCAGACCTGGATTCAGGACCAGTTGATGGACATCGAAGTGCCCGAGATCATGGGGACGGTGAAGAAGCAGGTCGACGGTTTCTACCCCGCCCGAAGCGAAGCGTAATCCTTGCCCATAGCGCATCCGTCCATGATCCCGCTCGACAGCCCCTTCCATCCCGACAACGAGGCCGGCTACCAGGCCTGGCGCAGCGCCAAGCTGGCGGGCTATCCCAGCCGCGGCGAGGAACTGATCGTGCCGGTCAAGGATCCGACCAAGCTTACTGCGGCTGAATACGAGGCGATCTGGCGCCTG encodes:
- a CDS encoding sulfurtransferase; the encoded protein is MYSNTLVSTEELAQHLDDPQWIVFDCRFTLTDPEGGRRAYEAGHIPGARYAHLDDDLSAPIVPGVTGRHPLPDPEVLAKKLCQWGVGVNKQVVVYDDSFGSMAVRMWWLLRWLGHPAVALLDGGYPKWLREHHPVTTALPEVQKMQCACLPERSLWVDTKQVEQAMGSSDVLMLDARPDRRFTGEYEPLDPVAGHIPGSINWSFEENLDIDGTFLPPEALRENYQALLKGRTPAQVIHTCGSGVTACHNLLAMEVAGLPGSRLYPGSWSEWITDPSRPVALGE